The sequence below is a genomic window from Candidatus Cloacimonadota bacterium.
GGCATAATATCTGACGCATCGTCGCAACCATATTTTACAAAAAAACCTATTTGAGATTCGGTTTTATTGGCGCAGCCGACAACCAATCTATTTTCAATTTCTGCATAAAGATAAAGCAACACCATTCTTATTCTGTGTTTCGCCCTATAATAGGCGTTATTTTTTTGTAGTAGAGATTTAAAATCCTTATTCTTAAATCCCAATATACTGGCGGTAAATGGAGATTCACCGGTTTGTTTTTCATAATAATCATAAGCTTTTTTAACCACCTTTTCTTTGTGTTTATCCGGCAGTGGAAGTTTGTTGAGAGCAAACAAACGATATACATTCATTTTTTTCAAAATTGGGCTTATATCCAATAATTTTGTTTTCAGGTTAAAATTTTTTGCCAAAAGTTGAGCATCCTTAACATGTTCCCTTTTTGAGTCCTTTTCAGGCATTATTAGCGCCAAAACTTTATCCGAACCAACCGCTTCTTTGCATAATACAGATACCACTGCCGAATCAATTCCCCCGCTTAAACCCAGAATTACTCCATCTCTTTCCAATTTCTCCATATTCTCCCGAATAAAATTTCCAAGTGAAAAAGCAATTTTTGTAGGATCAATTTTCATGCGGGAATACAGATGTTTTATTTTTACATCGGAATCCATTATTTTATCCAATTTTTTCCTTAACCTGAATGATTCCTAAAATATCTTTACATTTGTTAAATTGATTAATTCACAGTCCTAAAAAAACAACTGGTAAGAGGCAGTGAACAATTTTATACTTCTTTGCTTTTTGTGACTCCGAGTAAAATACCAAAAATAATAATTAATATTCCGACAATAATGAGGTTTATTCCACCTTGTAATCCAGCCACAATACCGGAAACAATGAGCCAGAGACCCAAGATTCCACAGATAATTCCCTGCCACTTTTTTGCAGCGGTAACAAAGCTGAGTATCGCCAGAACAATTCCTACAATGATATAATTGACAGGCCCTTGAAGACTGACAACAAGACCTGATATCAAAGTCCAGATACCTAATATTAAATTAACCCATCCTGTCCACATAATATTCACCTCCTTAAATTTTTATTGATGCTTCCAATTTCTTAATTCACTCTGTTTGTTTATTACTGCCTCCTACCAGAGTTTTTTATTTCATTTTTGTAATTACAATTACTGTGCCGTATTAAAATGAACATGAAATGAGAAACAGAGTGGCTGT
It includes:
- the nadE gene encoding NAD(+) synthase, producing the protein MDKIMDSDVKIKHLYSRMKIDPTKIAFSLGNFIRENMEKLERDGVILGLSGGIDSAVVSVLCKEAVGSDKVLALIMPEKDSKREHVKDAQLLAKNFNLKTKLLDISPILKKMNVYRLFALNKLPLPDKHKEKVVKKAYDYYEKQTGESPFTASILGFKNKDFKSLLQKNNAYYRAKHRIRMVLLYLYAEIENRLVVGCANKTESQIGFFVKYGCDDASDIMP